A window of Eulemur rufifrons isolate Redbay chromosome 18, OSU_ERuf_1, whole genome shotgun sequence genomic DNA:
GAAAAGTCGGGGGCTGGTCATCCAAcccttttcctgttttcattGTTCAGCTAGTTTAAGAAGAATTAGGCCACAATAAAGAATCATTTGTTCCCTTTCTCCCTATTTTCTATTGAGAGGTTTAGAGTTAAAATAAGGCCTGGCACATAAGTATGTACTTCTTAAATGTTATCTATTTAGAAATTGTTTCAAGTCCTTTTCTTTCCATAACCATGAGGCACAATCCCAGAAAAGGACCAGTGGCCAAAAGTCAGCACACCCCCACTCCGtgtttaaaaatggtattttgagaaaaacaaactGATTCAATTATTAATTTCCAAGTTAAAGGTTCATGAAGCCGGATTGGTGCTTGGTTCAAAAGTGAACCCTACACCAGAGGGAAGGACCATATGCAAATGAAGGATGCAAAATCTGATTTCCTATTGGGTACTTTACGTTAGCCAATGAGAGAATTCCCCACAGCCTACCTCCAGTCAGTATAAATAtttcttgctttcatttccaATGTGTTCTAACTGTATTTCGTCGtggaggatttttctttttttaattgctgtagCAGTAATGTCAGGTCGCGGTAAACAGGGCGGCAAAACTCGAGCCAAGGCCAAGACTCGGTCCTCTCGAGCCGGTTTGCAGTTCCCCGTGGGCCGTGTGCACCGCCTGCTCCGCAAAGGCAACTACTCTGAACGAGTGGGGGCCGGTGCTCCGGTGTACCTGGCGGCGGTGCTGGAGTATCTGACCGCCGAGATCCTGGAGCTGGCGGGCAACGCGGCTCGAGACAACAAGAAGACACGTATCATTCCACGCCACTTACAGCTAGCCATCCGTAATGATGAGGAGTTGAACAAGCTTCTGGGCCGTGTGACAATCGCGCAGGGCGGCGTCCTGCCTAACATTCAGGCTGTGCTGCTGCCGAAGAAGACTGAGAGCCATCATAAGGCCAAGGGAAA
This region includes:
- the LOC138398872 gene encoding histone H2A type 1-B-like, which translates into the protein MSGRGKQGGKTRAKAKTRSSRAGLQFPVGRVHRLLRKGNYSERVGAGAPVYLAAVLEYLTAEILELAGNAARDNKKTRIIPRHLQLAIRNDEELNKLLGRVTIAQGGVLPNIQAVLLPKKTESHHKAKGK